One part of the Aspergillus luchuensis IFO 4308 DNA, chromosome 5, nearly complete sequence genome encodes these proteins:
- a CDS encoding NAD(P)/FAD-dependent oxidoreductase (COG:C;~EggNog:ENOG410PGV2;~InterPro:IPR036188,IPR015904,IPR023753;~go_function: GO:0016491 - oxidoreductase activity [Evidence IEA];~go_process: GO:0055114 - oxidation-reduction process [Evidence IEA]) — MFCRNVTSAASTAGRAAAAAQRTFATAAPVSPVARSHKVVVVGGGTAGLAISHQLLRSGKFSQDDIAVIDPSMWHHYQPGWTLVGGGVKTKEDLRRPMHDLIDPKFKFYNQSVGTFLPENNSITLGNGDKVNYEHLVVAPGININYGSVKGLPEALANPDSLVSSIYGYDTCDKVFTTVQKLQKGTAIFTQPAGVIKCAGAPQKILWMALDYWKRAGLYNPSNPASSPINISFATGMPSMFAVAKYGAALEALRKERGVEGLFQHDLVAIDGNKATFARPDGQEQVTRQFDLLHVVPKMGPHAFVKDSALANEAGYVDVDAGTTRHTKYANVWSAGDASSLPTSKTAAAITSEAPVLVHNLLRSMEGKPTDAVYDGYASCPLVTEYGKVLLAEFKYGGEPKETFGNWFGIDQAVPRRSFYHLKKHFFPWVYYQSLVKGTWAGPKGWTN, encoded by the coding sequence ATGTTCTGCCGCAACGTCACGTCGGCAGCATCCACGGCTGGccgtgcagcagcagcagcacagcGGACATTCGCAACAGCCGCACCGGTGAGCCCCGTGGCACGCAGTCACAAGGTGGTGGTCGTCGGCGGTGGCACGGCCGGTCTAGCCATCAGCCATCAATTGCTTCGGTCGGGCAAGTTCTCCCAAGATGACATTGCCGTCATCGATCCTTCCATGTGGCATCACTACCAACCCGGCTGGACCctcgtcggtggtggtgtcaagACCAAGGAGGATCTGCGCCGCCCAATGCACGACCTGATCGACCCCAAGTTCAAATTCTACAACCAGAGCGTGGGCACCTTCCTGCCGGAGAACAACTCCATCACCCTGGGCAATGGCGACAAAGTCAACTACGAACACCTGGTCGTCGCCCCCGgcatcaacatcaactaCGGCAGCGTCAAGGGTCTGCCCGAGGCTCTCGCCAACCCGGATTCCCTAGTCTCCTCTATCTACGGCTACGACACCTGCGACAAGGTCTTCACCACCGTGCAAAAGCTGCAGAAGGGCACTGCCATCTTCACCCAACCCGCCGGTGTCATCAAGTGTGCCGGTGCCCCGCAGAAGATCCTCTGGATGGCCCTGGACTACTGGAAGCGCGCTGGTCTATACAACCCCAGCAATCCCGCTAGCTCGCCCATCAACATCAGCTTCGCCACCGGCATGCCCTCCATGTTCGCCGTCGCCAAGTACGGCGCTGCGCTCGAGGCGCTGCGCAAGGAGCGCGGCGTTGAAGGTCTCTTCCAGCACGATCTGGTCGCCATCGACGGCAACAAGGCCACTTTCGCCCGCCCCGACGGCCAGGAGCAGGTGACGAGACAGTTCGATCTCCTGCACGTCGTGCCTAAGATGGGTCCTCACGCGTTCGTCAAGGACAGTGCTCTGGCCAACGAGGCCGGCTATGTCGATGTTGACGCCGGCACTACCCGCCACACCAAGTACGCTAACGTCTGGTCCGCCGGTGATGCGTCCAGCTTGCCCACCTCGAAGACTGCGGCCGCTATCACATCCGAGGCCCCTGTCCTCGTGCACAACCTGCTGCGCTCTATGGAGGGCAAGCCGACTGATGCGGTTTATGATGGATATGCCTCTTGCCCCCTGGTTACGGAATACGGCAAGGTCTTGCTTGCCGAGTTCAAGTATGGTGGTGAGCCCAAGGAGACTTTCGGTAACTGGTTCGGTATTGATCAGGCTGTTCCTCGTCGCTCGTTCTACCATCTCAAGAAGCATTTCTTCCCTTGGGTGTACTACCAGTCCTTGGTTAAGGGTACTTGGGCGGGACCTAAGGGTTGGACGAACTAA
- a CDS encoding uncharacterized protein (COG:S;~EggNog:ENOG410PJMI;~InterPro:IPR029032), translating into MHSVPPAPRSILISPKPPMNVQGGSRKRKRMSKLSHQLKALINAPAARPNTVPAPSNIQSIYRKIQQGAQSQNLSQSSWLALSTATTMTMNSPESLTELYQLASTSQSAKESLATAEFMREVGLKCISFNGIPRTINCLNAFKASLPESISSQLSQTPTRTPNPENIQEICTRGQNLWDSIYRPFEKKLYNKLADSHPDLPVHILNANYGALLSDPKRTTGASVGRLATSVVAIACLRAQTGVGPQVTSHVFGLRKAVEDGTWVADVEEEEGAKWLASDEGNTWIIRSVDSIVESIGEGLGSNFAPARSAKI; encoded by the exons ATGCACTCCGTCCCGCCTGCACCTCGCTCTATTCTCAtctcccccaaacccccGATGAACGTTCAAGGTGGCAGTcgcaaaagaaagagaatgtCCAAACTATCCCATCAACTCAAGGCGCTGATCAACGCCCCGGCAGCGCGCCCCAACACTGTCCCCGCGCCGTCAAACATCCAATCTATATACAGGAAGATCCAACAAGGCGCGCAGTCCCAGAACCTCTCCCAATCATCATGGCTAGCTCTATCG ACAGCCACCACGATGACAATGAACTCCCCCGAATCCCTAACAGAGCTGTACCAACTCGCCAGCACCTCCCAATCCGCCAAAGAAAGCCTAGCGACAGCAGAATTCATGCGTGAAGTCGGCCTGAAATGCATCAGCTTCAACGGCATCCCGCGGACCATCAACTGCCTCAACGCCTTCAAAGCCAGTCTCCCCGAATCGATCAGCTCGCAACTATCACAAACCCCCACCCGCACACCCAACCCCGAGAATATTCAGGAAATATGTACGAGGGGCCAGAACCTTTGGGACTCCATCTACCGTCCCTTCGAGAAAAAGCTATACAATAAGCTGGCGGACTCGCACCCGGACTTACCCGTTCATATTCTGAACGCGAACTATGGGGCGCTTTTGTCTGACCCGAAAAGGACTACCGGGGCGAGTGTGGGCAGATTGGCGACGTCGGTTGTTGCGATCGCTTGTTTGAGAGCGCAGACGGGGGTTGGCCCCCAGGTGACGTCACATGTGTTTGGGCTGAGGAAGGCGGTTGAGGATGGGACGTGGGTGGCtgatgtggaagaggaagagggtgcgAAGTGGTTGGCTAGTGATGAGGGGAATACTTGGATTATACGCAGTGTGGATAGTATTGTTGAGAGCATTGGTGAGGGGTTGGGATCGAATTTTGCACCTGCTAGATCGGCGAAGATATAG
- the glr1 gene encoding glutathione-disulfide reductase GLR1 (BUSCO:EOG09262H1X;~COG:Q;~EggNog:ENOG410PG30;~InterPro:IPR012999,IPR023753,IPR001100,IPR004099, IPR036188,IPR006322,IPR016156;~PFAM:PF02852,PF13738,PF07992,PF00070;~go_function: GO:0004362 - glutathione-disulfide reductase activity [Evidence IEA];~go_function: GO:0016491 - oxidoreductase activity [Evidence IEA];~go_function: GO:0016668 - oxidoreductase activity, acting on a sulfur group of donors, NAD(P) as acceptor [Evidence IEA];~go_function: GO:0050660 - flavin adenine dinucleotide binding [Evidence IEA];~go_function: GO:0050661 - NADP binding [Evidence IEA];~go_process: GO:0006749 - glutathione metabolic process [Evidence IEA];~go_process: GO:0045454 - cell redox homeostasis [Evidence IEA];~go_process: GO:0055114 - oxidation-reduction process [Evidence IEA]): MLSCPSLRPRPAQALKNRLLLSPTSSIRARSSPIVATSLLQGKGIATATPSTILPRQSTLALRSSSSVASRLSTIARHFSSSSSAADANNMAPTEVKQYDYIVIGGGSGGSGSGRRAAGWYGAKTLIVESGRSGGTCVNVGCVPKKMTWNFASINETLHVAKHYGYDVSENVDKNYRHFKEIRDSTIKRLNGIYERNWGREGIDLVHGRAGFVEPKTIEVTLEDGSKARYSAPHILIAVGGRPSIPDIKGAEHGITSDGFFEIEELPPKIAVVGAGYIAVELAGVMGAVGCETHMFIRGETFLRKFDPMIQNTMTERYEASGIHIHKKHPGLREVQLIRDGKGKDKLLKLISNDGSEMEVNELLWAVGRLPEVEDLNLDVPGVKLNKSGHIEVDEYQNTSVDGVYALGDVTGHAELTPVAIAAGRQLGNRLFGPDEVRDSKLSYDNIPTVVFSHPEVGTVGLTEPEARERYGDDQIKIYHTRFTAMYYDVMPAEEKKKNPTEFKLVCAGPEEKVVGLHILGLGVGEMLQGFGVAVKMGATKKDFDSCVAIHPTSAEELVTLR; encoded by the exons ATGCTCTCCTGCCCCTCTCTCCGTCCTCGTCCCGCCCAGGCTCTTAAGAAccggcttcttctctccccaacTTCTAGCATTCGCGCCCGCTCCTCTCCCATCGTCGCGACATCTTTGCTCCAGGGTAAAGGCATTGCTACAGCCACCCCGTCCACCATTCTTCCCCGACAAAGCACTCTGGCTCTccgctcctcctcttcggtcGCATCCCGTCTCTCTACTATCGCTAGACatttctcatcctcctcctcggctgCTGACGCAAACAACATGGCCCCCACTGAGGTCAAGCAATATGACTACATCGtcatcggtggtggtagcGGTGGTAGCGGTAGCGGACGCAGAGCTGCCGGCTGGTATGGCGCAAAGACCTTGATCGTGGAAAGTGGTCGCTCCGGAGGTACCTGTGTCAACGTCGG CTGTGTCCCCAAGAAAATGACCTGGAACTTCGCCTCCATCAACGAGACTCTCCACGTCGCCAAGCACTACGGCTACGACGTCTCTGAGAATGTCGACAAGAACTACCGCCACTTCAAGGAAATCCGCGACTCCACTATCAAGCGGTTGAACGGAATCTACGAACGCAACTGGGGCCGCGAGGGCATTGATCTTGTCCACGGCCGCGCCGGCTTCGTTGAGCCCAAGACCATCGAGGTGACGCTCGAGGACGGCTCCAAGGCACGGTACTCCGCCCCTCACATCTTGATTGCGGTCGGTGGGCGGCCCAGCATCCCGGACATCAAGGGCGCCGAGCACGGTATCACCAGCGATGGCTTCTTCGAGATCGAGGAATTGCCTCCCAAGATCGCCGTTGTCGGTGCGGGATACATTGCGGTGGAGTTGGCCGGTGTCATGGGCGCTGTTGGATGTGAGACGCACATGTTCATCCGTGGCGAGACGTTCCTGCGCAAGTTCGACCCCATGATTCAGAACACTATGACGGAGCGCTACGAGGCCTCtggcatccacatccacaagaAGCACCCTGGTCTTAGGGAGGTGCAGCTCATCCGCGATGGTAAGGGCAAGGACAAGCTGCTCAAGCTTATCTCCAACGACGGTTCGGAAATGGAGGTCAACGAGCTCCTCTGGGCCGTTGGTCGCTTGCCCGAGGTTGAGGACCTGAACCTCGATGTTCCCGGCGTTAAGCTGAACAAGTCCGGCCACATCGAAGTCGATGAATACCAGAACACCAGTGTCGACGGTGTCTATGCTCTGGGTGATGTGACTGGTCACGCCGAGTTGACTCCTG TTGCCATTGCCGCCGGTCGCCAACTCGGCAACCGTCTCTTCGGCCCTGACGAAGTCCGTGACTCCAAGCTTTCCTATGACAACATCCCCACGGTGGTCTTCTCCCACCCCGAGGTCGGTACCGTGGGTCTCACCGAGCCCGAAGCCCGTGAGCGCTACGGCGATGACCAGATCAAGATCTACCACACTCGGTTCACGGCCATGTACTACGACGTGATGCCggctgaggagaagaagaagaacccgACCGAGTTCAAGCTGGTCTGTGCCGGtccggaggagaaggttgtTGGCTTGCACATCCTGGGTCTGGGAGTGGGCGAGATGCTCCAGGGATTCGGCGTCGCTGTGAAGATGGGCGCTACAAAGAAGGACTTTGACAGTTGTGTGGCTATTCATCCTACCAGTGCTGAGGAATTGGTTACATTGCGGTAG
- a CDS encoding uncharacterized protein (COG:S;~EggNog:ENOG410PX7I), whose amino-acid sequence MAVLDRLAFNILFRDQKKRLDQFLHTTTPDSVLSQLHTCLLQEESTTVTPRDIFYTYSIQGSSQEQPYWTKKSFQSCLARNYPDTTIPETAIDVLWSCFCFYAYHPLPLIGADDRKLELPAFERALILLSLQGTKLLGIEDDGFGRRWGPIREECNCRVRINRIFRSIGLGSPQPTSPPHATSFDTLVTEDVIDAMLTICPSHPKLSATPEKLTPLAERLLEGRTVQFQMKVKDLADLLCLIMRLRVYKTTWGRGFHYGSLEEPSPEKEELANILAQSFSHDQDESLSPDLVLEALGILPNLEQWFHQLWATLFQPSMPTELSTLETESSPDSTWDGILRAVSLFVPPYEAHQRTDLHRKTKPIVFSKCHDSTDRFDLGDVLQHIRHDDLKHRSHLVLLLGHQGQDSTRVVVGAFFSGDTQSPAANEERESIALPRLLFRLQPSFDLFHLGGKGIRALMPVNESDTEKTDYHNCLGELAQSKVGVRIDPATSHATFFRGNNPAGDRVSGLYEKVTSTRKHEGCDAMDGDQQERETSFTVTRLATFHVEGGPNYNYD is encoded by the exons ATGGCCGTCTTGGATAGGTTAGCCTTCAACATACTCTTCAGGgatcagaagaagaggctTGATCAATTCCTTCACACTACCACACCGG ATTCTGTGCTTTCACAGCTACATACCTGTCTActccaagaagaaagcaCCACAGTGACACCACGGGACATCTTCTACACATATAGCATCCAAGGCTCATCCCAGGAGCAGCCTT ATTGGACGAAAAAGAGCTTTCAAAGTTGCCTTGCTAGGAATTATCCGGATACCACCATCCCAGAGACAGCTATTGATGTCCTCTGGTCTTGCTTCTGCTTTTACGCCTATCACCCGCTCCCACTCATCGGAGCAGACGACAGAAAGCTAGAGCTGCCAGCCTTTGAGCGTGCGCTGATCCTGCTCTCTCTTCAAGGCACAAAGCTTCTCGGGATCGAAGATGACGGCTTCGGTCGTCGCTGGGGGCCTATCCGGGAGGAATGTAACTGCAGAGTTAGGATTAATCGGATCTTTCGAAGCATCGGCCTCGGTAGTCCTCAGCCAACTTCACCTCCACACGCCACTAGTTTCGACACCCTCGTTACCGAAGATGTTATCGATGCTATGCTTACAATATGtccctcccatcccaaaTTGTCTGCAACCCCCGAGAAGCTGACGCCGCTGGCGGAACGCTTACTCGAAGGGAGGACAGTCCAGTTTCAGATGAAGGTCAAAGACTTGGCTGATTTACTCTGCCTGATCATGAGACTAAGAGTCTACAAAACGACTTGGGGTCGCGGCTTTCACTACGGTTCCTTGGAAGAGCCTAgcccagagaaggaagaactgGCTAACATCCTGGCCCAATCATTCAGTCATGACCAGGACGAGTCCCTGTCCCCTGACTTGGTTCTCGAGGCTCTAGGCATTTTG CCAAATCTAGAGCAATGGTTCCATCAGCTTTGGGCAACACTTTTCCAACCTTCCATGCCCACCGAGTTATCAACTTTAGAGACGGAATCATCCCCAGATTCCACTTGGGATGGGATCCTTCGTGCAGTCTCATTGTTCGTCCCACCGTATGAGGCCCATCAGAGAACCGATTTGCATCGAAAGACTAAGCCGATCGTCTTTTCCAAATGTCATGACTCGACGGACAGGTTTGATCTGGGCGATGTATTACAGCATATTCGTCATGACGATCTGAAGCATCGGTCGCATCTTGTACTTCTCCTGGGACACCAAGGCCAGGACTCGACGAGAGTAGTTGTGGGAGCATTCTTCTCTGGCGATACGCAGTCGCCTGCTGCAAACGAGGAAAGGGAGAGTATCGCCCTTCCGCGCCTTCTCTTCCGGCTTCAGCCAAGCTTCGATCTCTTTCACTTGGGTGGAAAGGGCATCAGGGCTTTAATGCCCGTAAATGAAAGTGACACAGAAAAGACGGACTATCATAATTGCTTGGGGGAACTCGCTCAATCGAAGGTGGGAGTGAGGATTGACCCTGCCACCAGTCACGCTACCTTTTTCCGGGGCAATAATCCGGCCGGGGATCGGGTATCAGGACTGTATGAAAAGGTGACTTCTACTAGGAAGCATGAAGGATGTGATGCCATGGATGGGGATCAGCAGGAACGAGAAACAAGCTTTACGGTGACCCGTCTTGCTACCTTCCATGTGGAAGGCGGGCCAAATTATAATTATGATTGA
- a CDS encoding uncharacterized protein (SECRETED:SignalP(1-25)) yields the protein MWFNLTTNQKAFALASLLLTPGALAAAIPPREINSDLTTPSFVAGVPINTHVPTTGADESLTSDPEVGVTCPTCDKDGNPKSIWEIIASGQPNAAPRSVDEDPSLTERDDGTPKYIWETLTGADGSPTSDPEVGVTCPTCDKDGNPKSIWEIIASGQPNAAPRSVDEDPSLTERDDIDANDINSDLQEEDTLSGPSDDDVAPSKTTRQPSTEVKRAAKVTGDAKYKKLKEALGKTPEVGQGYAIKIRSERARIAGKKAPDHYLIAAGYVTERKEGGVTYLKFESGCWDIQLDGKKIVFTDRGASSWYEWSETKMEVLGKIRSGVDNTEVERYGEQIAAKMNKKGYNTLFNNCRDFVLKLYAEIKA from the exons ATGTGGttcaacctcaccaccaatcaGAAGGCCTTCGCTTTGGCTTCTTTGCTCCTAACGCCCGGTGCCTTAGCAGCTGCTATCCCGCCACGCGAAATCAACTCGGACTTGACGACACCCTCATTTGTCGCTGGTGTTCCGATAAACACACACGTCCCTACAACTGGAGCGGATGAAAGCCTAACCTCCGACCCAGAAGTAGGTGTGACCTGTCCG ACCTGCGATAAAGACGGTAACCCGAAGAGCATCTGGGAAATTATTGCTTCCGGGCAGCCGAATGCTGCTCCCAGATCCGTCGACGAGGACCCTTCCCTGACTGAGCGAGACGACGGTACCCCGAAGTACATCTGGGAAACTCTAACTGGAGCGGATGGAAGCCCAACCTCCGACCCAGAAGTAGGTGTGACCTGTCCG ACCTGCGATAAAGACGGTAACCCGAAGAGCATCTGGGAAATTATTGCTTCCGGGCAGCCGAATGCTGCTCCCAGATCCGTCGACGAGGACCCTTCCCTAACTGAGCGAGATGACATTGATGCGAATGACATTAACTCCGACCTTCAAGAGGAGGACACCCTGAGCGGACCttcagatgatgatgttgctccATCCAAGACTACACGCCAACCGTCGACCGAGGTGAAACGGGCTGCCAAAGTCACCGGGGATGCCAAATACAAGAAGCTTAAGGAAGCCCTCGGGAAAACACCAGAAGTTGGCCAGGGCTATGCCATCAAAATCA GGAGTGAACGAGCTCGAATCGCCGGCAAGAAGGCTCCCGACCATTACTTGATAGCTGCAGGCTACGTGACCGAGCGAAAAGAAGGTGGCGTCACCTATCTCAAGTTTGAATCGGGATGCTGGGACATTCAGCTCGATGGCAAGAAGATTGTGTTCACGGACCGCGGTGCCAGCAGCTGGTATGAATGGAGCGAGACTAAAATGGAGGTGCTCGGTAAGATCAGGTCAGGCGTGGACAACACGGAGGTCGAGAGATATGGGGAACAGATTGCCGCCAAGATGAATAAGAAGGGTTATAACACCCTTTTTAACAACTGTCGGGATTTTGTGCTTAAACTGTATGCCGAGATCAAGGCTTGA
- a CDS encoding uncharacterized protein (SECRETED:SignalP(1-25)), whose protein sequence is MWSRQITVQKVFVLASLLLASGVSAAAIPASLPDSASVSVAPTNTQVPTGQGDVSPASLPYEGVPDCQSCREGEDNEQTTDESTTQVKRESQHIAARTETKQLTPEEKKAEEEGVKKLKEEAFEKCHGSAGCEAFYILLHAMQ, encoded by the exons ATGTGGTCCAGACAGATCACTGTGCAAAAGGTCTTTGTTCTAGCTTCTTTGCTCTTGGCATCTGGGGTCTCAGCAGCTGCTATCCCCGCGAGCCTTCCTGACTCGGCATCAGTCTCTGTGGCACCAACCAACACGCAAGTTCCTACCGGTCAAGGGGATGTCAGTCCAGCCTCACTCCCTTATGAAGGCGTCCCAGACTGTCAG TCTTGCCGTGAAGGCGAAGACAATGAACAGACTACCGACGAATCCACAACGCAGGTGAAACGAGAGAGCCAGCATATCGCAGCAA GGACCGAGACCAAACAGCTAACACCCGAGGAGAAaaaggccgaggaggaaggagtTAAGAAATTAAAAGAGGAGGCTTTCGAAAAGTGTCATGGGTCCGCGGGCTGCGAGGCATTTTATATCTTACTGCATGCAATGCAGTAG
- a CDS encoding inositol monophosphatase family protein (COG:G;~EggNog:ENOG410PJHW;~InterPro:IPR000760,IPR020583,IPR020550,IPR033942;~PFAM:PF00459;~go_function: GO:0008934 - inositol monophosphate 1-phosphatase activity [Evidence IEA];~go_process: GO:0046854 - phosphatidylinositol phosphorylation [Evidence IEA];~go_process: GO:0046855 - inositol phosphate dephosphorylation [Evidence IEA]): MAAAELSQEQLDQIYAFAVDLGRKAGQLLMESVEKRIGGGATQEAEEKDSAVDIVTQTDEEVEVFIKKAIQSKYPTHKFLGEESYAKGQSRDYLIDEHPTWCIDPLDGTVNFTHIFPMFCVSIGFIVNHRPIIGVIYAPFQDQLFSSCLNRGAWLNEKRRLPLIRNPTIPPMPPNAPSKCILSCEWGKDRRDIPDGNLHRKIESFVNLAAEVGSRGGKGGMVHGVRSLGSATLDLAYTAMGSFDIWWEGGCWEWDVAAGIAILLEAGGLVTTANPPEDPDTAPIEDVRLGSRLYLAIRPAGPSATETGRQTQERTVREVWKRVRQLEYTRPGA; this comes from the exons ATGGCTGCCGCGGAGCTGAGTCAAGAGCAGCTGGACCAGATCTACGCCTTTGCGGTCGATCTGGGCCGGAAGGCCGGCCAACTTCTGATGGAAAGTGTTGAGAAGCGCATCGGCGGCGGAGCCACGCAGGAAGCTGAGGAAAAGGACAGCGCCGTCGACATTGTCACCCAAACCGATGAAG AAGTAGAAGTATTCATTAAGAAAGCAATTCAATCCAAATACCCCACACATAA GTTTCTCGGCGAAGAGTCCTACGCCAAAGGACAGTCGCGCGACTACCTGATCGACGAGCACCCAACATGGTGCATTGATCCCCTAGATG GAACCGTCAACTTCACACATATTTTCCCCATGTTCTGCGTCTCCATAGGCTTCATCGTCAACCACCGTCCCATCATCGGCGTGATCTACGCTCCTTTCCAGGATCAGCTTTTCTCATCCTGTCTGAACCGCGGCGCGTGGTTAAACGAGAAGCGCCGTCTCCCGCTCATCCGCAATCCGACCATTCCACCCATGCCGCCCAATGCTCCCAGCAAGTGCATTCTATCCTGCGAATGGGGCAAGGACCGTCGCGACATCCCCGACGGGAACCTGCATCGCAAGATTGAGAGTTTTGTGAACCTAGCAGCAGAAGTGGGTAGTCGCGGTGGCAAGGGAGGTATGGTGCACGGAGTGAGGAGTCTGGGAAGCGCTACGTTAGATTTGGCGTATACGGCTATGGGGTCATTTGATATCTGGTGGGAAGGTGGTTGTTGGGAGTG GGACGTCGCAGCGGGTATCGCCATTCTCTTGGAGGCAGGCGGCCTGGTCACAACCGCCAATCCCCCGGAGGACCCGGACACCGCGCCCATTGAAGATGTTCGACTCGGCAGCCGACTCTACCTTGCCATTAG ACCGGCTGGTCCGTCGGCGACGGAGACCGGACGCCAGACGCAGGAGCGCACTGTGCGCGAAGTATGGAAGCGCGTGCGACAGCTGGAATATACCCGGCCGGGCGCGTGA
- a CDS encoding shikimate dehydrogenase family protein (COG:E;~EggNog:ENOG410PKCS;~InterPro:IPR036291,IPR013708;~PFAM:PF08501;~go_function: GO:0004764 - shikimate 3-dehydrogenase (NADP+) activity [Evidence IEA];~go_process: GO:0055114 - oxidation-reduction process [Evidence IEA]), which translates to MASSNNTQPEEPITIPQDRDGVAYLYGHPLLNSLSPPLHAAIYNHLGLNWIQIPLSSVCGTSATYPPPYTRSPPIDTFLSSIRANPKFVGSSVTMPWKVSIMPHLDDLTEDARQAGACNTIFLRDNADGSRSYVGTNTDCIGIREALIQNTANAAERFAGKPALVVGGGGTARSAIYVMRKWLGASKIYIVNRDASEVQAIMEEDQQRNPSADKAPLIHVTDPEVAKTLETPAAIVSGIPNYPPKTEEEIRARNVLTALLGAKEDGKPKGVILEMCYHPVIWTEIAELADAAGWKVIVGSEALLWQGLEQAKLWTGKDVVAVPGLLAMVKDVVAKNLAERQKATL; encoded by the coding sequence ATGGCatcctccaacaacacccaacCTGAAgaacccatcaccatcccccagGACCGCGATGGCGTCGCCTACCTCTACGGCCACCCCCTCCTTAACtcgctctctcctcctctccatgCCGCCATCTACAACCACCTCGGACTGAACTGGATTCAGATCCCCCTCTCCAGCGTCTGCGGCACTTCCGCTACCTACCCTCCCCCGTATACACGCTCCCCGCCCATCGACACCTTCCTGTCCTCCATCCGCGCCAACCCTAAATTCGTCGGCTCCTCCGTCACCATGCCCTGGAAGGTCTCCATCATGCCGCACCTGGACGATCTCACCGAAGACGCCCGCCAGGCTGGCGCCTGCAACACCATCTTCCTGCGCGACAATGCCGACGGCTCCCGCTCCTACGTCGGCACCAACACCGACTGCATCGGTATTCGCGAAGCCCTCATCCAGAACACCGCTAACGCGGCCGAGCGGTTCGCTGGCAAGCCTGCCCTcgttgtcggtggtggtggtaccgCTCGCTCCGCCATCTATGTCATGCGCAAGTGGCTCGGCGCCAGCAAGATCTACATTGTGAACCGTGATGCTAGTGAGGTTCAGGCCATcatggaggaggatcagCAGCGCAATCCGTCCGCGGACAAGGCGCCCTTGATTCACGTTACAGACCCCGAGGTTGCGAAGACCCTGGAGACCCCCGCTGCTATTGTCTCGGGTATCCCCAACTACCCGCCTAagaccgaggaggagattcgTGCCCGGAATGTCCTGACGGCGTTGTTGGGCGCTAAGGAGGATGGCAAGCCCAAGGGCGTTATCCTGGAGATGTGCTACCACCCTGTTATCTGGACTGAAATTGCCGAGTTGGCTGATGCCGCCGGGTGGAAGGTTATCGTTGGCTCGGAGGCGCTGCTCTGGCAGGGTCTGGAGCAGGCCAAGCTTTGGACTGGAAAGGATGTGGTGGCTGTTCCTGGCTTGTTGGCTATGGTTAAGGATGTTGTGGCTAAGAATTTGGCTGAGAGGCAGAAGGCTACTCTGTAa